One Pelomicrobium methylotrophicum DNA window includes the following coding sequences:
- a CDS encoding Bax inhibitor-1/YccA family protein gives MEPVQALSRTQSIALEQQRVLRNTYGLLGLSLVPTAVGALLGLRVPLSILQAHPIVYGIGVLAVFYGMIFAIERNRNSSMGVYLLLAFTLFMGVLLGPLLQVALGLKNGAQLVALAAGGTGLTFLLLSGIATAARRDFGFLGNFLTVGAIIAMIAVVANLFLASPVLHLTLCAVIMLLSAGLILWQLNAIVRGGETNYVSATLTLYVSVYNLFSTLLQLLMAFAGERE, from the coding sequence ATGGAACCCGTCCAGGCCCTCTCCCGCACCCAGTCAATCGCCCTCGAGCAGCAACGGGTCCTGCGCAACACCTACGGGCTGCTGGGGCTGTCGCTCGTTCCGACGGCGGTCGGCGCGCTCCTCGGCCTGCGCGTTCCACTGTCGATCCTGCAGGCGCACCCCATCGTTTACGGCATCGGCGTGCTCGCCGTGTTCTACGGCATGATCTTCGCCATCGAGCGCAACCGGAACAGCAGCATGGGCGTCTACCTGCTCCTGGCGTTCACCCTGTTCATGGGCGTGCTGCTGGGGCCGCTGCTGCAGGTGGCGTTGGGCCTCAAGAACGGCGCGCAGCTGGTGGCGCTGGCAGCGGGTGGTACCGGTCTTACCTTCTTGCTCCTGTCCGGGATCGCCACCGCTGCCCGGAGGGATTTCGGATTCCTGGGCAATTTCCTGACGGTGGGCGCGATCATCGCGATGATTGCGGTGGTGGCGAATCTGTTCCTGGCGAGTCCCGTGCTGCATCTCACCCTGTGCGCGGTGATCATGCTCCTGTCGGCAGGGTTGATTTTGTGGCAGCTCAACGCCATCGTCCGGGGAGGCGAAACCAACTACGTTTCGGCGACGCTCACGCTGTACGTGAGCGTGTACAATCTGTTCAGCACCCTGCTGCAACTTCTGATGGCGTTCGCGGGCGAGCGCGAATAG
- a CDS encoding zinc-dependent peptidase: MLRRVREWQRRRVLARHRIDDVAWAAVVERVPFLADLSEQERARLKDWTALFLHQKQIHGAGGYEVDEGTRLVIAAQACLLILNLDLDYYRDWVEVIVYPDEFVPQREYVDEAGVVHVVREPLAGESWLQGPVILSAADVDPAWHEGPLNVVIHEFAHKLDMLNGDANGMPPLHPDMEPEAWKKAFEQAYHDLRRRAERGLPTPIDAYGAESPGEFFAVASEAFFQAPHTLLAAYPAVYEQMRQFYRQDPAARSRAHG, translated from the coding sequence ATGCTGAGAAGAGTACGGGAGTGGCAGCGCAGGCGGGTGCTGGCGCGCCACCGCATCGACGACGTCGCCTGGGCGGCGGTGGTCGAGCGAGTGCCATTCCTGGCGGATCTGAGCGAGCAAGAGCGCGCGCGGCTGAAGGATTGGACCGCGCTGTTTCTGCACCAGAAGCAGATCCACGGGGCCGGCGGCTACGAGGTGGACGAGGGGACGCGCTTGGTCATCGCCGCCCAGGCGTGTCTGCTCATCCTCAACCTCGACTTGGACTACTACAGGGACTGGGTGGAGGTCATCGTCTATCCCGACGAGTTCGTGCCGCAGCGGGAGTACGTGGACGAGGCGGGCGTGGTCCACGTGGTGCGGGAGCCGCTGGCGGGTGAATCGTGGCTCCAGGGGCCAGTGATCCTATCGGCCGCGGACGTGGACCCGGCGTGGCACGAGGGACCATTGAACGTGGTCATCCACGAGTTCGCTCACAAGCTGGACATGCTCAACGGCGATGCCAACGGCATGCCGCCGCTGCATCCGGACATGGAGCCGGAAGCCTGGAAGAAGGCGTTCGAGCAGGCGTACCACGACCTGCGCCGGCGGGCCGAGCGGGGGCTGCCGACCCCGATCGACGCGTACGGGGCGGAATCGCCGGGGGAGTTTTTCGCGGTGGCGAGCGAGGCCTTCTTCCAGGCGCCCCATACGCTCCTCGCTGCCTATCCGGCGGTGTACGAGCAAATGCGGCAGTTCTACCGGCAGGACCCGGCCGCGCGGAGTCGGGCTCATGGCTGA